The DNA window CGTGATACCTTGTATCACCCACCTAAAAAGAAATCCAAGACCAAGCCTATTCCAGTCCCATCTACAGACTTGTCTCCCAAACAGTCATCCAAAGCCTCTAAAAAGTCAAAACTTCCAAAAGACCCTATATCAACGGTCGACCCATCCTCTGTTCAATGCTTTGTTGATGCCTCCAAAGCATTTGTATACCAACGATGGTTTGGTAGTCGTGAGTTTTGGTTCGAACAAGTGGTGATGTTAGATGATTTTCCTGACCTGcatgattttttaaaaattaggaAATGGGTTAACACGGTCACTAACTTGTCTCCCCCTCATCCAATTTTAGTTCGTGAATTCTATGCCAATCTAGATAGGACTGTTATAGCTGAGGGTCATCCAGGGTGTGTGAGTGCATTTGTTAAGGGTCATCGTGTTCCGTTTGGTCCATCTACAATTGTATGCATTTTGAAAGTTGAGTCTGTCAGAAATCCAACATATGGGAAACAATTCAATCCAGATGAAACTATGATGGGTAGAGTGCTAACTTGCAGGGAGGACTATCTTTGGGACAAACAAGAAATTATAGTTACTCATCTAACTCCTTTCTATAGGGTTCTTCATCGGGTAGCTTTGTACAATTAGTTTCCTAATTCCCATTTGTCCTCAGTTACACTTGAAATTGGCAAGTTCTTTTATGCTGTAGGAACTCATGTTTTCATTAATCTGTCATCTCTCATCTTTGAAAGGATACGCAAAGCCTCAGAAACAACTGGAACTCGTAACAAACTACCCTTTCCAAGCCTTGTTCAACGAGTGGTCatggtgttggaattattttaccaagatcttagatctactcacaagtatgttgtttaacatcctaaatatgaacttctaaaatgatatgaaataaacacatataaagtatgagaaaccttacagtggttgcagcggaataatatgtctccttccactcagatctctaattcttgtatcctttctgtcgtagagtattatcaagatctgactccgaatgtccttcttgttgaatctggattcttcacgatcttccacactatgattgaggtaccacttgatgtgtgtgggcactactcattcactcaaggggtTCAAATCAATAATGAAGGATAAAGAAAGATAAGTAGCGGCTAGTTTAGGTAGAAGGCACTcatgtttttctctgaaaggaataagatgcatcatctttttctgaagccatcactatctatttatagtatgccacctagggttaggtttgaattatttggcattaaaataatgaaaatattaaatggtaaaacctacataagtggccggccaaggcttgtggatatgggccccacttttgcaacttgttgttttatcatttctacatttcattttctcaaaaacgccaattttcaaattcaatcatttaaatgccaatttcaactatttaataactaaaattaattattgaataatattatcatttaatatatttattaattaaactagccaaagtctcttaattaataaatataccctataaactctttctttacaattttgcccttgcttagtgaaaaattcacaaactagacatagtctaattttagaattataattgattaatcaaaatcaattaagtgagtcttacaagcagtattgtctcaactagtgtggggaccatgggcctatatatctgagcttccaataagcagatcaagaacttaccacttaaatttactgacttattaattctttgttgcatccacgtatagaactcagaattgcactctcagctatatagaacgctctatatgctccaccacatagacacgctattaattatccattgttataatcctaatttgatcaatgatcctctatatagatgatctacattgaatagggactaaaattactgtaacacccttcaatgtattttatccttaaaacacttagccccgtataaatgatttttcagctaagtgaaatgaatatttaaccatttatctctgtttggccaagctcgaaggagatcatcttttactttctattcgccagatagaagctatagattccatatttatgtttagcgctcccaatcaattgcactatcgtgttcccaaaatgtacgtatcaccctgacccagaagtacgcttaactaacaaatcaaagaacacaaataacactcttgagattgaacctaatcatatcaggattaagatcatttgatctaggatcaactaggtgatattgaattgaatagatattatggtaagtttaataaatctatatcaaagttcaatatcggtcccttccgatgcatactccatgcatctaacccaagctttactctgacctatgctctggaaagaacatagcatttatgCAAGTAAagtatgttgtagattgtcatatcagtaaaacccagtattctgataaatctaggaatctttat is part of the Cannabis sativa cultivar Pink pepper isolate KNU-18-1 chromosome 5, ASM2916894v1, whole genome shotgun sequence genome and encodes:
- the LOC133038238 gene encoding leucine-rich repeat extensin-like protein 5, whose protein sequence is MENIASMVVTPIAILIQPSISHVDPAIEPIVGTSMTIPCHAIVPYQSEVGASACLPSPESTPSPASPPVIQKPHTFQGKAPPLSKKASSSLSSTRQTVSKRVTRSSSSLQSPSSPVQPSSVHESKPVGPPRPPSKVSIPPKSRERVQPKRKSSRDTLYHPPKKKSKTKPIPVPSTDLSPKQSSKASKKSKLPKDPISTVDPSSVQCFVDASKAFVYQRWFGSREFWFEQVVMLDDFPDLHDFLKIRKWVNTVTNLSPPHPILVREFYANLDRTVIAEGHPGCVSAFVKGHRVPFGPSTIVCILKVESVRNPTYGKQFNPDETMMGRVLTCREDYLWDKQEIIVTHLTPFYRVLHRVALYN